The window CCGGGAGTGTGAGCCGGATCGTGCGGGTTCCGAGTCGGACCGGGTGCGAAGTAGGCGAACTCGGCCGTGACCGTCTTGCCGAGAACCAGCGCTCCAGCCTCGCGGAGGGTTCGCACTGCCGTCGACTCCTCGCCGGCCAGCACCTCGGGCGGGACGTCTGATCCCGCCCGAGTCGGCAGTCCGTCCACATGGAAGATGTCTTTCACCCCGATTGGAACACCGTACAGTGGCGGCCGCCTCGCGGGATCCGGGAACCGGGCTTCAAGATCCGCCGCAGCCGCCCGGAGTCGAACCCACCGGTCCTCCTCGGGGACGAGCGATTCGATCTCCGGTTCGACCGCCTCAACCCGTGATTCAACGGTATCGAGATGCTCGTCGATTCCGACCCGGTCTCGGCGCAGGTCATCTATCGCCGCCGCCAGCGGTGCGTCGTGAGTCACCATTTGACAGTGTTCCACGTAATTCGATTAATATGTTGTGACCCCGGAGGCACAGTATGGCACCTGCGTCCGCAAGCGTGCTGTTGCGGCAGGAGGAGTGGCCGTGGTGTTCGAGACGCTCGACCGGAACGTCCTTCACTGAACTGTCCCGGACGGCCACGGCGGCCGCAAACACCCCGTACCACTCTCGATGTCGACACCCATATTGCCGCTGATATGTTTGGTAGCCGCCTGAATATAATCCGGGCATGTGACCGGCACAGAATGTGGTAAAACGGATCCCAATCGACAGGATCAAACCAAGGACAACACTTTTGACTACCCTCGGGATTAGGTCGGGTATGCCAATACGTGACTTGGTCCCGACCACCAGCTCCGGGCCGGTGGACGCAGTAATGGACAACCACATCGTCCGAAACTTCGTCGGTGGATTGCGGGTGATGCTCAACGATAGAACGACCGCCGCGTACTTTTGGATACTCGTCGGGATCACGATCCTCGGCATCTTCGGTCCGATAGTCGCCCCCTACGGCATCGAGCAGACACACTACAGCCAGAGCGGCGAGGTACTGAGCGCCGCGTCGCCCTCGCTTGCGCATCCCCTCGGGACGACGTTCGCGGGCTACGACGTGCTTTCACGGCTCTTGGTCGGAGCCCGTCCGACCGTGATCACGGGCATTCTCGGTGGCGGGCTAATCCTCACGATTGGGACCACGATCGGGATCACTGCCGGCTACGTCGGCGGGCGCACCGAGACGATCCTGATGCGTTTCACCGACTTCGCGTACGGCGTGCCGCTCATCCCCTTTGGCATCGTGATGATCACCTTTCTCGGAGTCGGGTTTCTTTCTTCGATTCTCGTCATCGGCTTGATCTTGTGGCGGGGCGGGGCTCGGGTGATACGCGCTCAGACCCTACAGATCAAGCAGTACCCGTTCGTCAAGGTCGCCAAGGCGACGGGAGCGAGCAGACGGCGGATCATCATCAAACACATCCTCCCGAACGTAGCGCCGATGGCCATCTTCTTTCTGGCGCTCGGCGTCGGCTACGCGATCATGCTTCAGGCCAGCCTCACCTTCCTCGGCGTCGCGTCGCCGTTCACGCCGTCGTGGGGAGTCATGATCCGGAACGCGTTCAACTCCGGCTACATGTCTGAGGCGTGGTGGTGGTCGCTGACGCCCGGTCTCCTGATCGGTATCACGGTGCTCTCGACGTTCATGTTCGGACGGGGATACGAG is drawn from Halorubrum sp. BV1 and contains these coding sequences:
- a CDS encoding ABC transporter permease, whose protein sequence is MPIRDLVPTTSSGPVDAVMDNHIVRNFVGGLRVMLNDRTTAAYFWILVGITILGIFGPIVAPYGIEQTHYSQSGEVLSAASPSLAHPLGTTFAGYDVLSRLLVGARPTVITGILGGGLILTIGTTIGITAGYVGGRTETILMRFTDFAYGVPLIPFGIVMITFLGVGFLSSILVIGLILWRGGARVIRAQTLQIKQYPFVKVAKATGASRRRIIIKHILPNVAPMAIFFLALGVGYAIMLQASLTFLGVASPFTPSWGVMIRNAFNSGYMSEAWWWSLTPGLLIGITVLSTFMFGRGYEDLITADGESVESDTVAA